The Anaerolineae bacterium genome includes a window with the following:
- a CDS encoding PEP-CTERM sorting domain-containing protein, with protein sequence MKKFWVFFSAILIVIGSVGSSEAVLILEDDFNNGVLGPAWTISFENAAGWDYSESGTNLIVTDVQDIDVSSGPVTPWGIVNLSRTFSPLSDFHIDFNISWDSQNSQGQETVLAMQAVFIELFDTQNKFLTAIGYCDPWAMDFGIGLISVGGRYREGVYIRGDYFPQAGSADIDIIQEGNTIEYLWNNSSLLTLPAITSIGGVNISFWHYAYNGGWGTSYFGSESIDLVRVAAGTPVPEPATIFLVGSGLFGFSRFRRKVKK encoded by the coding sequence ATGAAAAAATTTTGGGTGTTTTTTTCCGCAATATTGATTGTGATAGGTTCCGTGGGATCTTCGGAGGCAGTTCTTATCCTTGAAGATGATTTTAATAATGGGGTTTTAGGCCCAGCTTGGACAATCTCTTTTGAGAATGCTGCGGGTTGGGATTATAGTGAATCAGGCACAAACCTTATTGTTACAGATGTCCAGGATATTGATGTAAGTTCTGGCCCTGTTACTCCTTGGGGTATAGTAAATCTTTCAAGAACTTTTTCCCCGCTTTCTGATTTCCATATAGATTTTAATATTTCATGGGATTCCCAAAACAGCCAAGGGCAAGAGACGGTTCTTGCTATGCAAGCTGTTTTTATAGAGCTTTTTGATACACAGAACAAATTTTTAACCGCAATAGGATATTGTGATCCATGGGCTATGGATTTCGGAATAGGGCTTATTTCTGTGGGTGGTAGATATCGAGAAGGTGTTTATATACGTGGTGATTATTTTCCTCAAGCAGGATCAGCAGATATAGATATTATACAGGAAGGCAACACGATTGAATATTTATGGAACAATTCATCACTATTAACACTACCAGCGATCACTTCTATTGGTGGAGTTAATATATCATTCTGGCATTATGCCTATAATGGTGGTTGGGGTACTTCCTATTTTGGATCTGAGTCCATTGACTTGGTAAGAGTAGCAGCAGGCACTCCGGTGCCCGAACCCGCCACAATATTTCTTGTAGGTTCTGGTTTGTTTGGTTTTTCAAGGTTCAGGAGGAAGGTTAAAAAATAA
- a CDS encoding AAA family ATPase yields the protein MKKNNVKKLNFNFDENPEEKTLNFVQNSKGSIDALKSMLPGIPEAVKNLRKESENSLCGPCPKCGGNDRFVFRTDQQRFWCRQCNEKGGDIVDFHAWLADTNIKELFKRYMPGLKLVKTTYKKTNPFEHYELGSPIEKYPYVNANGKVLYYNCRFEPKTFRQCSADGLKWSTKGIKPKVPYNLLKVIDAETVFVFEGEKDCNNAGRLNFTGTCNVAGAGNWSEDLNQYFKNKKVILVPDNDKPGCEHIEKVFQNIKNIAKNIQLLELPGLSEGGDFSDWLDSFDDLDEAAERFSILIENAEIYEPPKKITINDIILSANEFYKIDVPEKQELLFPWLKEDSINLISGWRGCGKTWLALGILDAVSRGSNFGPWECKKSVSCLFLDGEMTIRDDRDRIENLKLHSARKNPLLFYSDAYANSMGLHRASLVDVDWRNLMKEILISRHVKLWVVDNIASLAPGLDENAKQDWDIINQWLLELRFCGISTILLHHVSKDGRQRGTSAREDNLDTSIMLKAPYNYVPEDGARFILQFGKNRVDTKCLHLLSDQEFKLTLDENKNHIWTYGNIKAETKTEILKLLDEGLSQTEITDILGIDKAYISRIRKKAIKDGLLSQKNKLTQSGFMTANG from the coding sequence ATGAAAAAAAATAATGTGAAAAAATTAAATTTTAATTTTGACGAAAATCCGGAAGAGAAGACTTTAAATTTTGTGCAAAACAGCAAAGGCAGTATTGATGCCTTAAAATCAATGCTTCCGGGCATCCCGGAGGCTGTTAAGAACTTACGCAAAGAATCGGAAAACAGCCTTTGCGGGCCTTGCCCTAAATGCGGCGGAAATGATCGTTTTGTTTTTAGAACAGATCAACAACGATTTTGGTGCCGTCAATGTAATGAAAAAGGGGGCGATATAGTTGATTTTCATGCCTGGCTTGCAGATACGAATATCAAGGAGCTGTTTAAAAGATACATGCCTGGTTTAAAGTTGGTCAAAACTACTTACAAGAAAACAAACCCGTTTGAGCATTACGAGTTGGGATCTCCGATTGAAAAATATCCTTATGTAAACGCAAATGGCAAAGTTCTTTATTACAACTGTAGGTTTGAGCCTAAGACCTTCAGACAATGCAGTGCGGATGGGCTGAAATGGTCAACTAAAGGTATTAAACCGAAAGTGCCTTACAACCTGTTAAAGGTTATTGATGCAGAAACCGTCTTTGTTTTTGAAGGTGAAAAAGATTGCAATAATGCGGGAAGGCTGAATTTCACAGGTACTTGCAATGTTGCCGGGGCCGGGAACTGGTCTGAGGATTTAAATCAATATTTCAAAAACAAGAAAGTTATACTGGTGCCAGACAATGACAAACCCGGATGCGAGCATATTGAAAAAGTTTTTCAAAATATAAAAAACATAGCAAAGAATATTCAGTTACTGGAATTGCCTGGATTGTCTGAGGGGGGCGATTTTTCTGACTGGCTTGACAGTTTTGACGACTTGGACGAAGCAGCGGAGCGGTTTTCAATTTTAATTGAAAATGCCGAAATTTATGAACCGCCTAAAAAAATCACTATTAATGATATAATATTATCAGCAAATGAATTTTATAAAATAGACGTGCCGGAAAAGCAGGAGCTTTTATTTCCGTGGTTAAAAGAAGATTCGATTAATCTTATATCAGGATGGAGGGGATGCGGCAAAACCTGGCTTGCCCTTGGAATACTGGACGCAGTTTCAAGAGGTTCAAATTTTGGCCCTTGGGAGTGCAAAAAATCAGTTTCCTGCTTGTTTCTGGATGGTGAAATGACAATCAGAGACGATCGGGATCGAATCGAAAATTTAAAACTTCATTCAGCCCGTAAAAATCCACTGCTTTTTTATTCTGATGCTTATGCAAATTCAATGGGACTGCATAGGGCGTCACTTGTTGATGTTGACTGGCGAAACCTTATGAAGGAAATTTTAATAAGCAGGCATGTCAAATTGTGGGTAGTTGACAATATCGCAAGCTTAGCGCCTGGTCTTGATGAAAACGCTAAGCAGGATTGGGATATTATAAATCAATGGCTTTTAGAGTTAAGATTTTGTGGAATCAGCACAATTTTATTGCACCATGTATCTAAAGATGGACGGCAAAGGGGGACTTCCGCACGTGAGGACAACCTTGACACAAGTATAATGCTGAAAGCTCCTTATAATTATGTCCCTGAAGATGGGGCACGTTTTATATTGCAATTTGGTAAAAATAGAGTTGATACAAAATGTTTGCATTTATTATCGGATCAAGAGTTTAAACTTACCCTTGACGAGAATAAAAACCATATTTGGACATACGGAAATATTAAGGCGGAAACTAAAACCGAAATATTAAAATTGCTTGACGAAGGATTATCACAAACAGAAATTACAGATATATTAGGAATTGACAAGGCATATATCAGCCGTATCCGTAAAAAGGCTATTAAAGATGGTTTGCTAAGTCAAAAAAACAAACTCACGCAATCAGGATTTATGACCGCAAACGGATAA
- a CDS encoding S49 family peptidase, translated as MQLYDLMINSAWAITPDKLEEILQVVEAKQLGELKDIEAKLSLADAGQAENRYKVENGIAFIKIYGTLAKRMNIIAAASGGTSYEIAGRDFQKALADPAVETILLDVDSPGGNVSGLMVFTNLIYESRLKKRIIAFCNGLAASAAYFIASAAHEVIISDKSAQAGSIGIIGLHMDRSAAYEQKGLKPTVLKAGKFKAVGNEYNPLSKDDEKNIQGKLDFLYGLMIQDIARNRGVTADVADKQMGQGRLFIGEQAIDVGLADRIESWDSLLTRLKGKYSGTIKTERNITAMNSLKAVAEDIQRAKDLPELKALEDACLLHFSEEAKTASNWLQEEKAKGISRKVTELADIRRRQILTMPKMQESKADYEIGQMIGQGK; from the coding sequence ATGCAATTATATGATTTGATGATTAATTCTGCCTGGGCTATCACCCCTGACAAACTGGAAGAAATTTTACAAGTGGTTGAAGCTAAACAGCTTGGCGAATTGAAGGATATAGAAGCAAAACTATCGCTGGCAGATGCGGGCCAAGCGGAAAATAGATATAAGGTCGAAAACGGCATTGCATTTATAAAAATTTACGGCACGTTGGCAAAAAGAATGAATATTATAGCGGCTGCAAGTGGTGGCACGAGTTACGAAATTGCGGGCAGGGATTTTCAAAAAGCTCTTGCAGATCCGGCGGTTGAAACGATTTTACTTGATGTGGATTCTCCAGGGGGCAACGTAAGTGGTTTGATGGTTTTCACTAACCTAATCTATGAATCAAGGCTTAAAAAGCGAATAATTGCTTTTTGCAATGGCCTCGCAGCTTCAGCGGCGTATTTTATTGCTTCCGCAGCACACGAAGTAATTATTTCCGACAAATCGGCGCAAGCTGGAAGTATCGGCATTATCGGTCTGCACATGGATCGTTCAGCAGCATACGAACAAAAAGGACTCAAACCCACGGTGCTTAAAGCTGGCAAATTCAAAGCAGTTGGCAATGAGTACAACCCATTGAGTAAAGATGATGAAAAAAATATCCAAGGCAAACTTGATTTTTTATATGGACTGATGATCCAGGACATTGCAAGAAACCGGGGCGTGACTGCCGATGTTGCGGACAAACAAATGGGTCAGGGGCGTCTTTTTATCGGGGAGCAAGCAATAGATGTGGGTTTGGCGGATCGGATTGAATCATGGGATAGTTTGTTGACTCGTCTGAAAGGCAAATATTCCGGCACTATAAAAACCGAAAGGAACATTACTGCCATGAATAGCTTAAAAGCGGTTGCCGAAGATATCCAGAGAGCAAAGGATTTGCCGGAGTTGAAGGCTCTTGAAGATGCTTGCCTCTTGCATTTCAGCGAGGAAGCAAAGACAGCTTCAAACTGGCTTCAGGAAGAAAAAGCAAAAGGCATAAGCCGCAAAGTCACGGAGTTGGCCGATATACGGCGCAGGCAGATTTTGACAATGCCCAAAATGCAGGAATCAAAAGCCGATTATGAAATCGGCCAGATGATCGGCCAAGGCAAATAA
- a CDS encoding MerR family transcriptional regulator, with amino-acid sequence MKILRTKKLMQMTGLSSKTISRYVKAGWLPVPQFKSFGRYGASNYWPETTIERLLTIKSLKKTGYKNVDINEILKGVL; translated from the coding sequence ATGAAGATATTAAGAACAAAAAAATTGATGCAGATGACGGGATTGAGCAGTAAAACCATTTCCCGATATGTCAAGGCTGGCTGGCTACCAGTGCCACAGTTTAAGTCTTTTGGCCGATATGGCGCAAGTAATTACTGGCCGGAAACAACCATTGAGCGGCTCTTGACGATAAAAAGCTTAAAAAAGACAGGATACAAAAATGTTGATATTAATGAAATTTTGAAGGGAGTTTTATAA
- a CDS encoding site-specific integrase yields the protein MSKRKKTTYPGVFFRESKRIGGKGSEKVFYVVYKKEGKLFEEKAGRQYADDMTPARAAHIRSELIEGKRLTRKAKRKQEHALKEAEADKLTIQRLFDEYIKGRTPGKSLKTDLGRYEKYLKAPFGDTEPKNILALDIDRLRIKLLKEKSPQTVKHVLNLLTWIANFGIKKGLCPGLPFRIKKPTVSNLVTEDLTSEQIKDLLKAIDNDIHPQAGPIMKLALFSGMRRSEMLKLKWEHVNFDRGFINIVDPKGGTDQVIPLNDAARELLKNHPRTESPFIFPGREGKQLVNISKPINKIKRKAGLPAKFRPLHGLRHVFASMLASSGKVDMYTLQKLLTHKGPAMTQRYAHLQDETLVAASNLAGNIVADAVKNISKIGRP from the coding sequence ATGTCAAAGCGAAAAAAAACAACATATCCTGGGGTATTTTTTCGGGAATCAAAAAGAATCGGTGGCAAAGGGAGCGAAAAAGTTTTTTATGTTGTCTATAAAAAGGAAGGCAAACTTTTTGAAGAAAAAGCAGGGCGTCAATATGCTGATGACATGACCCCGGCCAGGGCGGCACATATACGGTCAGAATTAATCGAAGGCAAAAGATTAACCCGAAAGGCGAAACGTAAACAAGAGCATGCCCTCAAAGAGGCTGAGGCCGACAAGTTGACAATCCAAAGGCTTTTTGATGAATATATCAAAGGCAGGACACCTGGCAAAAGTCTTAAAACTGATTTAGGCCGATATGAAAAGTATTTGAAAGCCCCTTTTGGTGATACCGAACCTAAAAATATTTTAGCCTTGGATATTGACCGGCTTAGAATAAAGCTTTTAAAAGAGAAATCACCGCAAACCGTAAAACATGTTCTTAACCTTCTCACCTGGATCGCAAACTTTGGTATTAAAAAAGGTTTATGTCCTGGGCTTCCCTTCCGTATCAAAAAACCTACAGTCTCAAACCTGGTTACTGAAGATTTAACATCTGAACAAATAAAAGACTTATTGAAGGCCATTGATAACGACATACACCCGCAAGCTGGGCCTATAATGAAACTTGCGCTATTTTCTGGAATGAGAAGATCCGAAATGCTGAAACTGAAATGGGAACACGTTAATTTTGACCGTGGATTTATAAATATTGTAGATCCCAAGGGCGGCACTGATCAAGTAATCCCCCTGAACGATGCCGCAAGAGAACTGCTTAAAAATCACCCACGAACGGAAAGCCCTTTTATATTTCCGGGACGTGAGGGCAAGCAGTTAGTAAATATTTCAAAACCCATAAATAAGATAAAAAGAAAAGCTGGATTGCCTGCAAAGTTCCGGCCCTTGCACGGCCTTCGCCATGTCTTTGCGTCAATGCTTGCCAGTTCAGGCAAGGTCGATATGTACACCCTCCAGAAACTGCTAACCCACAAAGGCCCTGCAATGACACAGAGATATGCACACCTGCAAGACGAAACACTTGTGGCAGCTTCAAATCTGGCCGGTAATATCGTTGCCGATGCTGTAAAAAATATATCCAAAATCGGAAGACCGTGA
- a CDS encoding NifB/NifX family molybdenum-iron cluster-binding protein, whose translation MKICFPVESDKSLDSVVYGHFGSAPVFIIFDTKTSTTDTINNQDLGHVHGMCNPLKALNGESVDAIVVGGIGAGAINKLNAMGVKVYRACEGTVRDNINLFQNSIMPEMSIKNACAGHAGGCGH comes from the coding sequence ATGAAAATTTGTTTTCCCGTTGAATCGGATAAAAGTTTAGACAGTGTTGTATATGGCCATTTTGGATCAGCGCCGGTATTTATTATTTTTGACACAAAAACAAGCACAACAGATACAATTAATAATCAGGACCTGGGTCATGTCCATGGTATGTGCAATCCTTTAAAAGCGTTAAATGGGGAATCTGTTGATGCTATAGTTGTCGGCGGTATTGGAGCGGGTGCTATAAACAAATTAAATGCAATGGGGGTAAAAGTTTACAGAGCCTGTGAAGGTACTGTTCGAGACAATATTAATCTATTTCAAAACAGCATAATGCCGGAGATGTCAATAAAAAATGCTTGTGCCGGTCATGCCGGTGGTTGCGGACATTAA